The DNA sequence AGTATCTTGACATGGGACCCTAAGGATGCACCTAAGCGAAGAAGAGAATCCCAGGGCAATAAGCCGAAAGTCCCAGAAATGGATCTAGATGAATATCCTCCGGCATCAACGCGCGAAGGGGGGAAAGGGGCAAGTATTAGAGCGATTTCGTCTTCCGACAACCGAGGGGCAGGGGCGTTCCTAGGTAATAAGTGTAGGAATCTGAAGCCTGGAGAAAAATTTAAAGTTAACGTGATTAAGGAATGAGATAAAAATTATGAATATTTTGGTTTCGTACAATCAAATCTGTGTGTTTGACTCAAATTTAGATGAGCCGTTCAATGACTGGTCAGATAACCATGTCAAACAGGGTTTTAGTTGGAGAGAGGGGAGCGTTTCTTTCGGAGCGGTTGAAAATGACGATACTGACTTGGAGGTGGTGGTAAGTAGCTTAAATCCAGCGATCGATTCTGCCTCGTTTCGTGCGCTCGCAGTCCCGTTTGTAGTTCCTGAAAGCGGGATGATCACTGTTGGGAGTATTGGCGATGAACATGATGTGGAAATTCCAGCGGGTGTTTACAAGTTAATCTATGAGCTCGGGCGAAAAAAAGGGCAACCATGGTGTCGCCTAACGTTCTGCGTGGCTTCTGATCCAGTCCCAGAAATAATTCTTGCTGATGAGGAAATATCTGACTGTATTGAGTTCGATATGAAAGCACATCCCGCTTGATCCTTCGGGCTGTTCGCGGTGGCGGTCGTAGATGTACGATTCAAGGATGCGAAAGCAAACTTAGGATGGTGTATCAGAGGTGGTTGGGAGGAATTAGCATATCTTGCCGGCTGGCAACAGACACATAGAGACGGGCGTCACGTTGGAGGCCTGGAACTCGCCGCTTTGTGGCGTTCCGGATACGGTTTGAATGGCGATGACATCGTGTTCTTTGCCGAAGATCTGTTCGGTATCCAATTCTGCCTACACGGGAACGAGGTGCTAAGTTTCGACCCCGAGACGGTAAAATTCTCATTCCTTTCTGCCAGACTGGAGGAGTGGGCAGCTAAGATCCTGGCGGATTATGACTATGTGACAGGGTATTCACTGGCCATGCATGGCAAACAGAAAATGGCGCATTGGAGCAAGGCGACAGATTGGCTGACGGTTGTGAATGGAATTGGTCATGCAGAAAAAAGTCTGATTAATGCCGGGGTAACACATGTTGACGCTAGTCGAGGGGGTTGCTTAGCTTGCGAAGCCATGATACGTGAGAGCTCTGTTTCAACAGATACGCAATTCACAGGCAAAAGAAGTAAGAGTAGAAAATGATGAAGATCGATTATGCGCAGTTAAAAATTTGCCGCGGAATGCCATTTCATTATTTTGCTGCTAGGTGCGGAGCGAATCGCTTCTGCATACACTTCATTTGCACAAAAATACGGATTGTTGGATGTTAATGCTGCTGTTATTTCGAAACTTTATGATCTGATGAAATAGCTGATCAGGCTCAGTGTTCTGCCATCTCCACATCGTACTATGTTGCAGTGAAGTATGAGGAAACAGTTATGAGGGCGAGCCGAAGCGGGATAGAGGTTTAGCATATGTAATGCAGCGGCGAAAGATCGCTTCTGCTGTCGTCACTCTAGACTGCAAGGTGCAGACCTTCACAAAAACTCAGCACAAGATAGGAGGGTATTGAGAATGCACGATAAAAAAGTTTTAAATGTATCCTCTCTAAGCCCAGAGGAGAGGTTTGAATTTTTTATCAGAAAAGTTGCGGATTTTGAGGTTGTTTGGGGGTTGTATGATGAGGGCTGGGCCACTGCTGCCCTAGAAGGAAGCGTTGTGGTGCCGTTTTGGCCTGAGGAGGAATTTGCTAAGCGCTGTGCGACGGATGTATGGAGTGATTTCTCGCCGCGAAAAATTTCTATTGATGACTTTTTATATAAGTGGCTTCCAGGTATGCATTCCGACTCTCGATTGTGTCAAGTATTTCCTGTGCCAGGAGATGCGGGAGTGGTAATTTCTCCATCTGCTCTTGAAGTTGCTTTGCGAGAAGAGCTTGAAACATACGAGTAAATATTCTCTTTGGGACACGAGTACCTTCGCCAGGACTAACATGACTGCTATGTGTTCGGCTCGTATTCCGGAGGCCAATGGTTATGAAACAAGTCTGCACTACAATCGATACCGTTGCGATCCGGCCGTTGGCCGTTCTTGCTGATGAGGAGATATCTGGCTGTATTAAGTTCGATATGGAAGCACATCCAGCCTGATTCTTCGGGCTGTTCGCGGTGGCGGTCGTAGATGTGCGATTCAAGGTTGCGAAGGCAAATTTGGCAAAGCAAATAAATGGTTGGAAAAGAAATTTAATGGTTGAGGCTTTATAGGTCGCTCCACTAGTCCTTGTGATAGGTGTATCAGAGGTGGTTAGGAGGGATTAAATGAGCGATTATCTGGTATGGGATATAGATGGCGTGCTTGAAGCATATGCTAATATTCCAGAATGGCATGCTAGCATTGGTAGAGCCCTTGAGAATTTATTCCTCTTTATGGAGAGTAATGGGCTACTGAATTGCCGGGTAAGTGATGAAAACGGCAAGGTGGTAAAACGCATCATTATGAGTAGTGAGATTGCTGCAGAGGGCGACTTGCTATCAAATGGTCGTAACAATGCGGTTGATAAATGGCTACGTTCAAAAGCGAGACTAAAAGATCCAGATGATTTGAAGTCTCTTGAAAAGGCTTTGGCAGATATTCGCGCTAAGAGGTCCTAGTTGCACTACTTCTTGAACTGGCTAACCAATCGGTGTCAGAGCTCATTGGGCCATACATGGCAAACAGAAAATGGCGCATTGGAGCAAGGCAACAGATTACTGCCAAAAGTCCCGTTTGAACTCAAAGATCAGAAATTTCCAAGAACGATCGTGCCCTGAGCTTTGCTGCTGGACGCCTTTTTCAGTTTTCGACACTGATTGCACTGAAGTGGTCAGTCATTGGACACAACTCTAGAGAGTTTGGCTATTGAGCCAAAAGGCCTTACAGAAGCTCAACCGCCGATCTCCCGTACGAATCAACGGCTGATAGTCGTGGCAAGCATAGCCTTGGCCAAGGCGTCCTGTTGCTCTTCGGTTCAATGAGCTCCAAGCTGACCTGACGCTTTGCTGAGAGCATCTGCTACAGCTGCTGGTCAATGCTGTTTTCTACCAGCGGGATTTTCACGATCAACGTCCTGAGCTGGCCGTTCCTGTACGCACGGTCTTCGGCTTGATCTTGCTGCCCAGGTGTCCAGGGAAGGCCCAGGAAGAACACGTAGTTGGCGGCCGTGAGGTTATTTCCAGTCCCAGGACCCGATCAGTTACACCGGTGGTTTGAACCTGTCTGCGTATGCGCCGAACCCTATCGAGTGGGTCGACCCGTTAGGGTTGTGGAAAGGGCAGCCGCGGCAGGCGGGTGGTAGGTTTGGGGCGGGGAAAGATCCATCCAAGCCATGTCCGTGTGAATCGGATGGTACCCATGGGAATAGCCACAATTCGACCAAACCTGCGATTGGCTACACACTGAGACATCGAAAGTCGGGTGAGGTTATGAAGTATGGCGAAACTACAATGGGTAAAAAGCGGTACACGCAAAAATACCTGGACGATAATGGTGTGGAAATGCAAGAGGAAGTATCTGGGAGCAAGAAGGAAATGCACTCTTGGCAGCATAAAAAATCCTTGAGTATAAGGCCGCAAATGGTGGCAAGAGGCCGCCATTAAATAAAAGTGATTACTAGGAGTCACTGATGGATTTTTGGATGTCGAGCGAAAAGCACATTCTAGTAGGTGATTCAGAGAGAGTTGCGCGTAATACAGTCGAGCCTGTTGTCTCTGAGTTGCTCGAAGGTATCGAGCTCTCATGTGGTGCAAAAAAATGGAGTGTCATAACTATAGTTATGCCCGACGAGCGGATTGGTGATTATCCGGAAGTTAAGCGTTACCACAAGGCAAGGCAAGTTGTTGAGCTTCGTGTGCAACTGCCTTTCTATAAGTTTAAAGAGGCAGATAGCTCCCAGCAGATTGGCTTGGTGCTTGATGCATTAATGCGCTCGGTCGACCTGATGAAGGAGATAAAAAGTTTGAAGCTGACCGGTGAAGAATATTCCATGCTTAAAACAATCGTTGAGAAGGCCCGGTTGGAGCTAAAAGTATAGGGCAGAATTATATTGGTCTCCTAGGGGCGTGATTGCTTGCTCCCAGAGGCGGCACTTATTAGCA is a window from the Pseudomonas anuradhapurensis genome containing:
- a CDS encoding DUF2750 domain-containing protein translates to MHDKKVLNVSSLSPEERFEFFIRKVADFEVVWGLYDEGWATAALEGSVVVPFWPEEEFAKRCATDVWSDFSPRKISIDDFLYKWLPGMHSDSRLCQVFPVPGDAGVVISPSALEVALREELETYE
- the comJ gene encoding competence protein ComJ; amino-acid sequence: MNILVSYNQICVFDSNLDEPFNDWSDNHVKQGFSWREGSVSFGAVENDDTDLEVVVSSLNPAIDSASFRALAVPFVVPESGMITVGSIGDEHDVEIPAGVYKLIYELGRKKGQPWCRLTFCVASDPVPEIILADEEISDCIEFDMKAHPA